Proteins found in one Gemmatimonadales bacterium genomic segment:
- a CDS encoding ABC transporter ATP-binding protein: protein MERPPVRPLSNARISSGSRGAARRGAADSNQPASGGAGPAKRKTDFSAAWGEARALIWRYRHRLALGMVLMLINRVAGLVLPATSKFLIDHVLVPVNATGFWANLLPTDRHEQLWYLAGAAVVATLIQAITSFSLTRVLGVAAQRAITEMRREVMEHAVRLPIRAFDATQTGQMVSRVMIDAEGIRNLVGTGLVQITGGLVTAIIVLGILFALNWQLTAVTLAVLLLFAGGMALAFVRLRPMFRERGKINAEVTGRLTETLGGIRVVKSYVAERREELAFTRGAHRLFRNVATTMTAVSAVGAFSSLVVGAIGALMIVVGGGRVLAGDMTIGDYFMYVLFTGMMAVPLIQLASIGTQVTEAFAGLDRIRELKQMATEDQLDADRAEIPTIKGDVRFDDVWFEYNEGVPVLKGITFAAPAGSTTALVGSSGSGKSTLMSLVMAFNRPTAGAVLIDGQDLATLQLRSYRKHLGIVLQDNFLFDGTVADNIRFSRPDATMADVVRASRIAHCDEFVEGFAEKYDTIVGERGVRLSGGQRQRIAIARAILAEPAILLLDEATSSLDSESEALIQDGLDKLRQDRTTFVIAHRLSTIMSADQILVIEDGRIVEQGTHAELLTRQGRYRQLYEKQYRLERNRFVNPGEELPPEEPALPRQVGADATRS, encoded by the coding sequence CGTCGGGCGGCGCCGGCCCTGCCAAGCGAAAGACCGATTTCTCGGCGGCGTGGGGCGAGGCCCGCGCCCTGATCTGGCGCTACCGGCACCGGTTGGCGCTCGGCATGGTGCTGATGCTGATCAACCGGGTGGCCGGACTGGTGCTCCCCGCGACGTCAAAATTTCTGATCGACCATGTGCTGGTGCCGGTCAACGCGACGGGGTTCTGGGCCAATCTGCTGCCGACCGATCGACATGAACAGCTTTGGTACCTGGCAGGCGCGGCAGTGGTTGCGACCCTGATCCAGGCGATCACATCGTTTTCGCTGACCCGGGTGCTCGGCGTCGCCGCGCAGCGGGCCATCACGGAGATGCGGCGTGAAGTCATGGAGCACGCGGTCCGGCTGCCGATTCGGGCGTTCGATGCAACCCAGACCGGCCAGATGGTGAGCCGGGTCATGATCGACGCCGAAGGGATTCGCAACCTGGTCGGCACCGGTCTGGTGCAGATCACGGGCGGTCTCGTCACGGCAATCATCGTACTCGGCATCCTCTTCGCCCTCAATTGGCAACTCACTGCAGTGACCCTCGCGGTCCTGCTGCTTTTTGCGGGCGGAATGGCTCTGGCATTCGTCCGGCTTCGCCCCATGTTCCGCGAACGGGGCAAGATCAATGCGGAGGTCACCGGACGGCTGACCGAGACACTCGGCGGCATTCGAGTGGTCAAGTCGTATGTCGCCGAGCGCCGCGAGGAGCTGGCGTTCACGCGCGGTGCGCACCGACTCTTCCGAAACGTGGCAACGACCATGACAGCCGTTTCCGCGGTTGGCGCCTTTTCGTCGCTCGTGGTCGGCGCCATCGGGGCGTTGATGATCGTGGTCGGCGGCGGTCGGGTCCTCGCCGGCGACATGACGATCGGCGACTACTTCATGTATGTGCTGTTTACCGGAATGATGGCGGTACCGCTGATTCAGCTCGCCTCGATCGGAACGCAGGTCACGGAAGCGTTCGCGGGGCTCGATCGAATCCGCGAACTGAAACAGATGGCCACCGAGGACCAGCTCGACGCCGATCGCGCCGAGATCCCGACCATCAAGGGCGACGTTCGCTTCGATGATGTCTGGTTCGAGTACAACGAAGGTGTCCCCGTCCTCAAAGGCATTACCTTCGCCGCACCGGCCGGCTCAACGACGGCACTGGTTGGTTCGAGCGGGTCGGGCAAGAGTACACTGATGAGCCTGGTCATGGCGTTCAATCGGCCAACGGCAGGTGCCGTGCTGATCGACGGCCAGGACCTGGCCACACTCCAGCTGCGCAGCTATAGGAAACATCTTGGCATCGTTCTGCAGGACAATTTCCTGTTCGACGGCACCGTGGCCGACAACATCCGCTTCTCGCGACCGGACGCCACCATGGCGGACGTAGTTCGGGCCAGCCGGATTGCCCATTGTGACGAGTTCGTCGAAGGATTCGCGGAGAAGTACGACACGATCGTCGGGGAGCGCGGCGTTCGTCTGTCGGGCGGGCAACGGCAGCGCATCGCGATTGCCAGGGCCATCCTCGCCGAGCCTGCCATCCTGCTGCTGGACGAAGCTACCTCGAGCCTTGACAGCGAGAGTGAGGCGTTGATTCAGGACGGACTCGACAAGCTCCGCCAGGATCGAACGACGTTCGTGATTGCGCATCGCCTCTCGACCATCATGAGCGCAGATCAGATCCTGGTCATTGAAGATGGTCGGATCGTCGAGCAGGGTACTCATGCGGAGCTGCTGACTCGTCAGGGTCGCTACCGCCAGCTCTACGAAAAGCAGTACCGGCTCGAGCGCAACCGCTTCGTCAATCCTGGAGAAGAGCTTCCGCCGGAAGAGCCTGCGCTGCCTCGCCAGGTCGGCGCCGACGCAACCCGATCCTGA